DNA sequence from the Sphingomonas bisphenolicum genome:
TCTTCCGTCACCTGCCGCCCGGCGCAGGCGTCGGGCGCCTTCAGAACCGAGAAGATAGTGCCGACCGACAGATCGACGTCGATATTGCTGGAGCCGTCGATCGGATCGAACAGCAGCAGATATTCGCCCTTGGGATAGCGATTGGGGATGAGATGGATCGTCTCCATCTCTTCCGAGGCCATCGCGGCCAGATGCCCGCCCCATTCATTGGCGTCGAGCAGCAGTTCATTGGCGATCACGTCCAGCTTCTTCTGCACCTCGCCCTGCACATTCTCGCTGTCCAGGCTGCCCAGCACTTCGCCCAGCGCACCTTTGCTCACCGCATGGCTGATCGTCTTGCACGCGCGCGCGACGGTTTCGATCAGCAGGCGCAGTTCGCCGGGCAGGACATTGGCGTTGCGTTGCTGTTCGATCAGGAAACGGGTCAGGGTGGTCCGGGACATATGCCGCCTTTCGCAAGAGATGGGTTTTGCGGCGCTATGCCGCGGCATGGAAGGGAACGGCCCGTCGCTACGGCACCCGTCCGCGCAAGTCCAGACGCCGCATCATCCTTCCGTCGCCCGCCGTTGCGCGTCGTCGCGCCCGACCGCCAGGCCGCGGACGCGGGTTGCATCCTCCTCCGCGCCGCCGGCCTGGCGATAGGCGTGCTCGGCCCCGGCATAATCGCCGGCCCGTTCTGCGCACAGGCCGGCGTTGAACAGCAGCGACGGGTGGCCGGGCAGCGTCCCCGCCATTGCCGCCCATTGGCCGCGGGCCGCCACCGGATCGCGCTGCGACAGGCGGATGCTGTCCTTGAACGCCTGTCCCATCGCCTTGTCCATGCCCTCGCGCCCTTCGCGCAGGCGGATGCGATAATCCTCATGGCGCGGCAGAATGTCGTCGGCGAAGCGGTCGGCCGCGGTCCGCACCATTCTGGCGACGACCTCCCTGGGGCTGGGCTTGCCCTTGTCGCCGGGGCAGGTGGTGATGGTCTCGCTCTGCGGCCGGGTCTGGGTATAGAGGATGCGCCCGTCGTCGCTGCGCGCCACGCGCAGGGGGGAGGAGAAGCTGACCATTTCCTGCAGGCAGGTCGCCTCCACCTTGTCCTTGCGCACGCATTTGTCGCCCTGCTTCTCGGCGCATTGCTCGACCTTGCGCTTGACGTCGCCCTCGCGCACCGATGCGTCGGCCATGCCGCTGACCAGCACATCGGCG
Encoded proteins:
- a CDS encoding tetratricopeptide repeat protein codes for the protein MRFMLCLAALGLAAPAYAEVFEMNGHFPAPYREVSLARSIGIDRIAGRDGMALGLAIEGQLSRRGPDGRPYYDLVALSRRGPDADVLVSGMADASVREGDVKRKVEQCAEKQGDKCVRKDKVEATCLQEMVSFSSPLRVARSDDGRILYTQTRPQSETITTCPGDKGKPSPREVVARMVRTAADRFADDILPRHEDYRIRLREGREGMDKAMGQAFKDSIRLSQRDPVAARGQWAAMAGTLPGHPSLLFNAGLCAERAGDYAGAEHAYRQAGGAEEDATRVRGLAVGRDDAQRRATEG